A region of bacterium DNA encodes the following proteins:
- a CDS encoding DUF1819 family protein: MRYSATITTAPLRLRESRKVADLLIRNLAKDAFDREIVDDNIFQLKSPRAAIRISRLLRARLLTMDQELWLMVRDGSSEVARQAALAAAVKHSRLLGDFMDIVLREKRLLFAERLGPEAWPEFLAGCRGRDPEMPEWSDSTIRKLRNTVYQMLVEAGYLANPKSAKLLNVFVDRQLASYLAGRGEHFVLRCLEVAE, encoded by the coding sequence TTGAGATATTCAGCAACAATCACTACCGCCCCCCTGCGCCTCCGAGAGAGCCGCAAAGTTGCCGATCTCCTGATCCGAAACCTCGCCAAAGACGCGTTCGACCGTGAAATCGTCGACGACAACATCTTCCAGCTGAAGAGCCCCAGGGCTGCGATAAGGATTTCTCGCCTTCTACGCGCCCGCCTGCTCACAATGGATCAAGAATTATGGCTAATGGTGCGCGACGGAAGCTCGGAAGTGGCCCGGCAGGCAGCGCTGGCCGCAGCCGTCAAGCATAGCCGCTTACTTGGCGACTTCATGGATATCGTCCTGCGGGAGAAGCGGTTACTATTCGCTGAGAGATTGGGGCCAGAGGCTTGGCCGGAATTTCTCGCGGGCTGCCGGGGCAGAGATCCCGAAATGCCCGAGTGGAGTGATTCCACGATTCGCAAGTTGCGGAACACCGTGTACCAGATGCTCGTGGAAGCGGGCTACCTGGCCAACCCCAAGTCCGCTAAGCTCTTAAATGTGTTTGTTGACCGACAGCTTGCATCGTACCTGGCGGGCCGGGGCGAACACTTCGTTCTGCGATGTCTGGAGGTTGCCGAATGA